The following are encoded together in the Zingiber officinale cultivar Zhangliang chromosome 8A, Zo_v1.1, whole genome shotgun sequence genome:
- the LOC122009711 gene encoding COP9 signalosome complex subunit 8-like: MDLSPIQNALSSGSYATIADTCDELMLQLASRGVRHQDDWPYAVHLLGYIFVNDLNSARFLWKSMPMENKESSPEVVAVWKIGKNIWNRDYSRVYEAIREFEWSAEIADMVAAFSEKYTEKMFQMLNSAYSTISVEEVAKFLGMSEDKATNYSLQHGWKLDTSCKMLTVQKPITVTSQRLLGSSKLQRLTEYVFHLEH; this comes from the exons ATGGATCTCTCCCCAATCCAAAACGCTCTTTCTTCTGGATCATACGCCACCATCGCTGACACCTGCGACGAGCTCATGCTTCAG CTTGCTTCTCGGGGAGTCCGCCATCAAGACGACTGGCCCTACGCCGTACATCTTCTTGGATATATCTTTGTCAATGATCT TAATAGCGCGAGGTTTTTGTGGAAGTCTATGCCCATGGAGAATAAGGAGAGCTCGCCGGAGGTTGTTGCTGTATGGAAGATTGGAAAAAACATCTGGAATCGGGATTATTCTAGAGTTTATGAAGCTATTCGTGAGTTCGAATGGAGCGCTGAAATTGCTGACATGGTCGCTGCTTTCTCAG AGAAGTATACCGAGAAGATGTTTCAGATGTTAAACTCTGCATATTCTACCATCAGTGTTGAAGAAGTGGCTAAATTTCTGGGAATGAGCGAGGACAAAGCGACAAATT ATTCTTTGCAGCATGGCTGGAAATTGGATACATCTTGTAAGATGCTGACTGTGCAGAAGCCCATCACTGTCACCTCGCAGAGGTTGCTTGGTTCAAGCAAATTACAGAGGTTGACAGAATACGTTTTCCATCTGGAGCACtaa
- the LOC122009709 gene encoding thioredoxin 1-like isoform X2 — MSAASLAPKASFWCAASPARVPGAAASPFVDAPKLGSSAPRCLVGYSESSRFSTIAAPRRLRRRSQSSRGGKLVVSASSNTPITATAWNVSVLQSDLPVLVEFWASWCGPCRVVARILDEIAPEYEGRIKLYKLNTDYYPTVASVHGVDRIPTVLLFKNGEKIKSITGTLPKSSYVEAIDQLLYH, encoded by the exons ATGTCCGCCGCTTCTCTCGCGCCAAAGGCCTCCTTCTGGTGCGCCGCATCCCCTGCGAGGGTTCCGGGAGCAGCCGCTTCGCCGTTCGTTGACGCCCCTAAGCTCGGCAGTTCTGCTCCGCGATGTCTCGTCGGTTATAGTGAATCCTCGAGGTTTTCGACGATCGCCGCGCCGAGGAGGCTGAGGCGGAGGTCGCAGAGCTCGCGCGGAGGGAAGTTGGTCGTTTCTGCGTCTTCCAATACTC CAATCACTGCAACTGCCTGGAATGTCTCTGTTCTTCAAAGTGATTTGCCTGTTCTTGTTGAGTTTTGGGCTTCTTGGTGTGGACCGTGCAGGGTAGTTGCTCGCATACTGGATGAAATCGCACCGGAGTACGAAGGAAGGATCAAACTCTACAAACTCAACACAGATTACTATCCGACAGTTGCATCTGTTCACGGAGTAGATCGCATCCCCACTGTCCTCTTGTTTAAGAACGGCGAGAAGATCAAGAGTATCACTGGCACTCTGCCCAAGTCTTCCTACGTTGAAGCAATCGATCAATTGTTGTATCACTGA
- the LOC122009709 gene encoding thioredoxin 1-like isoform X1, producing MSAASLAPKASFWCAASPARVPGAAASPFVDAPKLGSSAPRCLVGYSESSRFSTIAAPRRLRRRSQSSRGGKLVVSASSNTPEAITATAWNVSVLQSDLPVLVEFWASWCGPCRVVARILDEIAPEYEGRIKLYKLNTDYYPTVASVHGVDRIPTVLLFKNGEKIKSITGTLPKSSYVEAIDQLLYH from the exons ATGTCCGCCGCTTCTCTCGCGCCAAAGGCCTCCTTCTGGTGCGCCGCATCCCCTGCGAGGGTTCCGGGAGCAGCCGCTTCGCCGTTCGTTGACGCCCCTAAGCTCGGCAGTTCTGCTCCGCGATGTCTCGTCGGTTATAGTGAATCCTCGAGGTTTTCGACGATCGCCGCGCCGAGGAGGCTGAGGCGGAGGTCGCAGAGCTCGCGCGGAGGGAAGTTGGTCGTTTCTGCGTCTTCCAATACTC CTGAAGCAATCACTGCAACTGCCTGGAATGTCTCTGTTCTTCAAAGTGATTTGCCTGTTCTTGTTGAGTTTTGGGCTTCTTGGTGTGGACCGTGCAGGGTAGTTGCTCGCATACTGGATGAAATCGCACCGGAGTACGAAGGAAGGATCAAACTCTACAAACTCAACACAGATTACTATCCGACAGTTGCATCTGTTCACGGAGTAGATCGCATCCCCACTGTCCTCTTGTTTAAGAACGGCGAGAAGATCAAGAGTATCACTGGCACTCTGCCCAAGTCTTCCTACGTTGAAGCAATCGATCAATTGTTGTATCACTGA
- the LOC122009710 gene encoding bZIP transcription factor 12-like, which produces MSMDDFFLSFHGRPPPVPSLSRGDPPRLPLTKEKNANEEWKEVPSGGGLVYEGAAACGEVTLEDFLARNGAMTAADVVAPLEEQEKAGVSVDPAISDRLRRQEQHALLDTAVLGFRNGVVGGGRRRARKRSALDNLADKADIRRQKRMIKNRESAARSRERKQAYTVELESLVSRLEEENAILLSEQEEQYEMRIHQLMENIIPITEKRKPPHILRKIHSMLW; this is translated from the exons ATGAGCATGGACGACTTTTTCCTCAGCTTCCATGGCAGGCCTCCGCCGGTCCCCTCGTTATCCAGAGGAGATCCCCCGCGCTTGCCTTTAACAAAGGAGAAGAATGCGAACGAAGAGTGGAAGGAGGTCCCCAGCGGGGGTGGATTGGTGTACGAGGGCGCTGCTGCGTGCGGAGAAGTCACTCTGGAGGACTTCCTGGCGAGGAACGGAGCGATGACGGCGGCGGACGTTGTCGCACCATTGGAGGAGCAGGAGAAAGCTGGGGTTTCGGTCGATCCGGCGATCAGCGACCGGCTTCGTCGGCAGGAGCAACATGCTCTGTTAGACACCGCGGTGCTAGGGTTTAGGAATGGGGTGGTAGGTGGTGGAAGAAGGCGAGCGAGGAAGAGGTCTGCACTGGATAATCTTGCGGACAAGGCTGATATCCGGAGGCAGAAGAGGATGATCAAAAACAGGGAGTCGGCTGCCAGATCGAGGGAGAGGAAACAG GCTTATACCGTGGAGCTCGAGTCTCTGGTGTCACGGTTGGAAGAGGAAAACGCTATCCTTTTAAGCGAACAA GAAGAGCAATACGAGATGAGGATTCACCAG CTTATGGAGAATATTATCCCTATTACTGAGAAGAGAAAGCCACCACACATACTCCGGAAAATTCACTCAATGTTGTGGTAG